In Janibacter alkaliphilus, the following proteins share a genomic window:
- a CDS encoding DUF5709 domain-containing protein: protein MSDSPRESDAADLPSGILGDTDQLQPEDTLDGELGEDVLDTGYVTDDRPRADLAGFDDEDETIEDRIRQEVPDPTSAYGAPDNESGLDVDRVGGDDPDAIDADQDWIGDDAQVGDERAGRLVAPDEGDGPDVEKEALGEDVGVDAGAASAEEAAVHVVVDDEGDEGDL from the coding sequence ATGAGCGACTCCCCCCGCGAGAGCGACGCCGCCGACCTGCCGAGCGGGATCCTCGGCGACACCGACCAGCTGCAGCCCGAGGACACCCTCGACGGCGAGCTCGGCGAGGACGTCCTGGACACCGGGTACGTCACCGACGACCGGCCGCGGGCCGACCTCGCCGGCTTCGACGACGAGGACGAGACCATCGAGGACCGGATCCGGCAGGAGGTGCCGGACCCGACCAGCGCCTACGGCGCCCCGGACAACGAGTCCGGGCTGGACGTGGACCGGGTCGGTGGTGACGACCCGGACGCCATCGACGCCGACCAGGACTGGATCGGCGACGACGCCCAGGTCGGCGACGAGCGCGCCGGTCGGCTGGTCGCCCCGGACGAGGGCGACGGCCCGGACGTCGAGAAGGAGGCGCTCGGCGAGGACGTCGGCGTGGACGCCGGCGCCGCCTCGGCCGAGGAGGCCGCGGTGCACGTCGTGGTCGACGACGAGGGCGACGAGGGCGACCTCTGA
- the nusG gene encoding transcription termination/antitermination protein NusG: MSDQPVSPFAGDADEEQSAAAAEAAASGLGTPDLPTAEEVDAERALEAAEAEAAADEDDAAGETSADTAGDETSADATTGEVDADGDVLPEEAADPVQAFKDDLRGRFGDWYVIHTYAGYENRVKHNLETRVANLDMEDYIFEVAVTIDEVTEIKAGQKKTRKQPRMPGYVLVRMDLTDESWGAVRHTPGVTGFVGNAHDPVPLSLDEVYTMIKPADLEKAAAAAAAAPAAGGDGLTPAAPIDVDFEVGESVTVMDGPFETMPATISEILPESQKLKVLVSIFGRETPVELGFHQVAKI, from the coding sequence ATGTCCGACCAGCCTGTGAGCCCCTTTGCCGGCGACGCTGACGAGGAGCAGAGCGCCGCGGCGGCCGAGGCCGCCGCCAGCGGCCTGGGTACCCCGGACCTGCCCACCGCCGAGGAGGTCGACGCCGAGCGCGCCCTCGAGGCCGCCGAGGCCGAGGCCGCCGCCGACGAGGACGACGCCGCTGGCGAGACCTCCGCCGACACGGCAGGTGACGAGACGTCCGCCGACGCCACCACCGGCGAGGTCGACGCGGACGGGGACGTGCTGCCCGAGGAGGCGGCCGACCCGGTCCAGGCCTTCAAGGACGACCTGCGCGGCCGCTTCGGCGACTGGTACGTCATCCACACCTACGCCGGCTACGAGAACCGGGTGAAGCACAACCTCGAGACCCGTGTGGCCAACCTCGACATGGAGGACTACATCTTCGAGGTGGCCGTCACCATCGACGAGGTCACCGAGATCAAGGCCGGCCAGAAGAAGACCCGCAAGCAGCCTCGGATGCCCGGCTACGTGCTGGTCCGGATGGATCTCACCGACGAGTCCTGGGGCGCCGTGCGGCACACCCCGGGCGTCACCGGCTTCGTCGGCAACGCCCACGACCCGGTGCCGCTGAGCCTCGACGAGGTCTACACGATGATCAAGCCGGCCGACCTGGAGAAGGCGGCCGCCGCGGCCGCCGCCGCTCCGGCCGCCGGCGGCGACGGGCTGACCCCGGCCGCCCCGATCGACGTCGACTTCGAGGTCGGCGAGTCCGTGACCGTCATGGACGGTCCCTTCGAGACCATGCCGGCGACGATCTCCGAGATCCTGCCGGAGAGCCAGAAGCTCAAGGTTCTCGTCTCCATCTTCGGCCGGGAGACCCCGGTCGAGCTGGGCTTCCACCAGGTCGCCAAGATCTGA
- the rplA gene encoding 50S ribosomal protein L1, producing MKRSKSYQAAAERIDDDALYAPLEAVRLAKEGAKSTYDETVEVAFRLGIDPRKADQMVRGTVNLPNGTGKTARVLVFANGDKAEAAREAGADHVGSDDMIEKVQGGWMDFDAVVATPDLMGKVGRLGKVLGPRGLMPNPKTGTVTMDTAKAVSDIKGGKIEFRNDKHANLHLIIGKASFDEKALVENYQAALEELQRLKPSASKGRYITKATMSTTMGPGIPVDFTRTKNLLEESAPVAAEEVLDAAE from the coding sequence ATGAAGCGCAGCAAGAGCTACCAGGCCGCCGCCGAGCGGATCGACGACGACGCCCTGTACGCGCCGCTGGAGGCCGTCCGCCTGGCCAAGGAGGGCGCCAAGAGCACCTACGACGAGACCGTCGAGGTCGCCTTCCGCCTGGGCATCGACCCCCGCAAGGCCGACCAGATGGTCCGCGGCACGGTCAACCTGCCCAACGGCACCGGCAAGACCGCCCGGGTGCTCGTCTTTGCCAACGGTGACAAGGCCGAGGCCGCCCGCGAGGCCGGCGCCGACCACGTCGGCTCGGACGACATGATCGAGAAGGTCCAGGGCGGCTGGATGGACTTCGACGCCGTCGTCGCCACCCCGGACCTCATGGGCAAGGTCGGCCGGCTCGGTAAGGTGCTGGGCCCGCGCGGTCTCATGCCGAACCCGAAGACCGGCACGGTCACGATGGACACCGCCAAGGCGGTCTCGGACATCAAGGGCGGCAAGATCGAGTTCCGCAACGACAAGCACGCCAACCTGCACCTCATCATCGGCAAGGCGAGCTTCGACGAGAAGGCGCTGGTGGAGAACTACCAGGCCGCGCTCGAGGAGCTGCAGCGGCTCAAGCCGTCCGCCTCCAAGGGTCGCTACATCACCAAGGCGACGATGAGCACGACGATGGGTCCGGGCATCCCGGTGGACTTCACCCGCACCAAGAACCTGCTCGAGGAGTCCGCGCCGGTCGCGGCCGAGGAGGTCCTCGACGCCGCGGAGTGA
- a CDS encoding adenosine deaminase: MRALPKAHLHLHFTGSMRVQTVRDMADGHGLRLPETLRGGWPPELSAADERGWFRFQRIYDAARHVVQGEADMRRIVREAALDDGAEGSRWLEIQVDPTSYAPFVGGITPALEIVLDEARQVSAGAAVTGAAQVGVLVAASRVRHPLEARTLARLAALHAGDGPGSVLGFGLSNDERRGETGDFAPAFAIARRAGLALVPHAGELLGPEAIIRTLDTLGPDRLGHGVRAVEDPAVLQRLVRDGVALEVCPGSNVSLGVYGEAEQVPLRRLLEAGATVALGADDPLLFGSRLLDQYETARTVHGLDDAALAELARGSVRASLMPADLRATTLADIDTWLSSPPPS; this comes from the coding sequence CTGCGCGCCCTGCCGAAGGCGCACCTGCACCTGCACTTCACCGGGTCGATGCGCGTGCAGACGGTGCGCGACATGGCCGACGGCCACGGGCTGCGGCTGCCGGAGACCCTGCGTGGCGGGTGGCCGCCGGAGCTGTCCGCGGCCGACGAGCGCGGCTGGTTCCGCTTCCAACGGATCTACGACGCGGCCCGGCACGTCGTCCAGGGCGAGGCGGACATGCGCCGGATCGTCCGCGAGGCGGCGCTGGACGACGGGGCCGAGGGGTCGCGCTGGCTGGAGATCCAGGTCGACCCGACCTCCTACGCCCCCTTCGTCGGGGGGATCACCCCGGCGCTGGAGATCGTCCTCGACGAGGCACGGCAGGTCTCGGCGGGCGCCGCGGTGACCGGGGCTGCGCAGGTCGGGGTGCTCGTCGCGGCGAGCCGGGTGCGCCATCCCCTGGAGGCGCGCACCCTGGCGCGGCTGGCCGCGCTGCACGCCGGTGACGGCCCGGGGTCGGTGCTCGGCTTCGGGCTGTCCAACGACGAGCGGCGCGGCGAGACGGGTGACTTCGCGCCCGCCTTCGCCATCGCCCGCCGGGCCGGCCTGGCGCTGGTGCCGCACGCCGGCGAGCTGCTCGGGCCGGAGGCGATCATCCGGACCCTGGACACCCTGGGCCCGGACCGGCTGGGCCACGGGGTGCGCGCGGTCGAGGACCCGGCGGTGCTGCAGCGGCTGGTCCGCGACGGGGTGGCCCTCGAGGTGTGCCCGGGCAGCAACGTCTCCCTCGGGGTCTACGGCGAGGCCGAGCAGGTGCCGCTGCGCCGGCTGCTGGAGGCCGGGGCCACGGTGGCGCTCGGGGCGGACGACCCGCTGCTCTTCGGCTCCCGGCTGCTCGACCAGTACGAGACCGCCCGCACGGTGCACGGGCTGGACGACGCGGCGCTGGCCGAGCTGGCCCGCGGCTCGGTGCGAGCCAGCCTCATGCCCGCCGACCTGCGCGCGACCACCCTGGCCGACATCGACACCTGGCTCTCCTCCCCACCCCCCTCCTGA
- the secE gene encoding preprotein translocase subunit SecE, whose translation MTDLGTQPRARRTPKGGNPVTRFFSSIGLFISQVLDELRKVVRPTRSELLNYTAVVIVFVTVMMLLVAGMDYVFTKLVLWVFGG comes from the coding sequence GTGACCGACCTGGGTACCCAGCCGCGGGCACGGCGCACGCCGAAGGGCGGGAACCCCGTCACCCGGTTCTTCTCCTCGATCGGCCTGTTCATCAGCCAGGTGCTCGACGAGCTCCGCAAGGTGGTCCGCCCGACGCGGTCCGAGCTGCTGAACTACACCGCCGTGGTGATCGTCTTCGTGACCGTCATGATGCTGCTCGTGGCCGGCATGGACTACGTCTTCACCAAGCTCGTGCTCTGGGTGTTCGGCGGCTGA
- the rplK gene encoding 50S ribosomal protein L11 has product MPPKKKVSGFIKLQIQAGQATPAPPVGPALGQHGVNIMEFVKAYNDATADMRGNVVPVEITVYEDRSFTFITKTPPAAELIKKAAGVQKGSGEPHKTKVAKLSKDQVKEIAETKMPDLNANDIDAAMKIVAGTARQMGIETEL; this is encoded by the coding sequence ATGCCTCCCAAGAAGAAGGTCTCCGGCTTCATCAAGCTGCAGATCCAGGCCGGTCAGGCCACCCCCGCCCCGCCGGTCGGTCCGGCGCTGGGTCAGCACGGCGTCAACATCATGGAGTTCGTCAAGGCGTACAACGACGCCACGGCGGACATGCGGGGCAACGTCGTCCCCGTCGAGATCACGGTCTACGAGGACCGGTCCTTCACCTTCATCACCAAGACGCCCCCGGCGGCCGAGCTCATCAAGAAGGCGGCCGGCGTGCAGAAGGGCTCCGGCGAGCCGCACAAGACCAAGGTCGCCAAGCTGAGCAAGGACCAGGTCAAGGAGATCGCCGAGACCAAGATGCCCGACCTCAACGCCAACGACATCGACGCCGCGATGAAGATCGTGGCTGGCACGGCGCGCCAGATGGGTATCGAGACCGAGCTCTGA
- a CDS encoding aminotransferase class I/II-fold pyridoxal phosphate-dependent enzyme — MTDPQPRPLSQMAPEELVALRDRQRSAHGDLVAEGLSLDVTRGKPSAAQLDLSDALLRLPSSTRDRSGTDVRNYGGLQGLAELREIFAELLGVQPDQLAAGGNSSLTMMRDCLVDLLLFGGVDSPRPWSQEESLTFVCPVPGYDRHFALLEELGIGMVTVPMTPDGPDAEAVAALVKDDPSIKGMWIVPTYANPTGSVCTQEVAARLAAMETAAPDFKIFWDNAYAVHHLTEDEAKSADILSLAAAAGNPHRPLTFASTSKITYAGAGVAFLGCSTDQVAWYLAHLGKGSIGPDKVNQLRHVELFGDAAGVRAHMARHREIIAPKFAEVDRVLSERLGGYEVASWNSPAGGYFVSLDVLPGTASRVVALAKEAGLALTPAGASFPYGQDPEDTNIRLAPTMPPVEEVTAAMETVATCVLLAAAEQLTKEN; from the coding sequence GTGACCGACCCGCAGCCCCGACCCCTGTCCCAGATGGCCCCGGAGGAGCTCGTCGCGCTCCGCGACCGGCAGCGCTCCGCCCACGGCGACCTCGTCGCCGAGGGCCTCAGCCTCGACGTCACCCGCGGCAAGCCGAGCGCCGCCCAGCTGGACCTCTCCGACGCCCTGCTGCGGCTGCCCAGCAGCACCCGGGACCGGTCCGGGACCGACGTGCGCAACTACGGCGGCCTGCAGGGCCTGGCCGAGCTGCGGGAGATCTTCGCCGAGCTGCTCGGGGTGCAGCCCGACCAGCTCGCCGCCGGCGGCAACAGCAGCCTGACGATGATGCGCGACTGCCTGGTCGACCTGCTGCTCTTCGGCGGCGTGGACAGCCCGCGCCCGTGGTCCCAGGAGGAGTCGCTCACCTTCGTCTGCCCGGTGCCCGGCTACGACCGCCACTTCGCCCTGCTCGAGGAGCTCGGCATCGGGATGGTCACCGTCCCGATGACCCCGGACGGCCCGGACGCCGAGGCCGTCGCCGCCCTGGTCAAGGACGACCCCAGCATCAAGGGCATGTGGATCGTGCCCACCTACGCCAACCCGACCGGCTCGGTGTGCACCCAGGAGGTGGCCGCCCGGCTGGCCGCGATGGAGACCGCGGCGCCGGACTTCAAGATCTTCTGGGACAACGCCTACGCGGTGCACCACCTCACCGAGGACGAGGCGAAGAGCGCCGACATCCTCAGCCTGGCCGCGGCCGCCGGGAACCCGCACCGGCCGCTGACCTTCGCCTCGACGAGCAAGATCACCTACGCCGGCGCCGGGGTCGCCTTCCTCGGCTGCTCCACCGATCAGGTCGCCTGGTACCTCGCCCACCTCGGCAAGGGCTCGATCGGGCCGGACAAGGTCAACCAGCTGCGCCACGTCGAGCTCTTCGGCGACGCCGCCGGGGTGCGGGCGCACATGGCCCGGCACCGCGAGATCATCGCGCCCAAGTTCGCCGAGGTGGACCGGGTGCTGAGCGAGCGCCTCGGCGGCTACGAGGTGGCCTCGTGGAACTCGCCGGCCGGCGGCTACTTCGTGAGCCTCGACGTGCTGCCCGGGACCGCCTCCCGGGTGGTGGCCCTGGCGAAGGAGGCCGGGCTGGCGCTCACCCCGGCGGGCGCCTCCTTCCCCTACGGCCAGGACCCGGAGGACACCAACATCCGCCTCGCCCCGACGATGCCGCCCGTCGAGGAGGTCACCGCGGCGATGGAGACCGTGGCGACCTGCGTGCTGCTGGCGGCCGCCGAGCAGCTGACGAAGGAGAACTGA